In one Sphingobium sp. MI1205 genomic region, the following are encoded:
- a CDS encoding HAD family hydrolase: MTHRLAIYDMDRTVTFSGTYTGFLIHVARAMAPWRLILFPGIILLMLAYVLKLISRQRLKELNQALMIGYHVERAKLMPHVESYAAKVVESNIRAGALDQIARDKADGYRLVLATASYRLYVEPIARRLGFDAVIATDHLSQDLRYVRAKIAGENCYDTGKLRMIKAWMAAEAIDRSQAQIRAYSDHVSDAPMLEFADMPFASNPHKPLARLAVERGWKRVDWR, translated from the coding sequence ATGACGCACCGGCTGGCAATCTACGACATGGACCGCACGGTAACCTTTTCAGGCACCTATACCGGCTTTCTGATCCACGTGGCGCGGGCGATGGCGCCGTGGCGATTGATCCTGTTTCCCGGCATCATCCTGTTGATGCTGGCCTATGTATTGAAACTGATCAGCCGCCAGCGCCTGAAGGAACTGAACCAGGCGCTGATGATCGGATATCATGTTGAGCGGGCGAAGCTGATGCCGCATGTGGAAAGCTATGCGGCCAAGGTTGTGGAAAGCAATATCCGCGCAGGGGCGCTCGACCAGATCGCGCGCGACAAGGCCGACGGCTACCGGCTGGTGCTCGCTACTGCATCCTATCGCCTTTACGTCGAGCCGATCGCGCGGCGGCTGGGATTTGACGCGGTGATCGCCACCGATCATCTCAGTCAGGACCTGCGCTATGTGCGCGCCAAGATCGCGGGCGAGAATTGCTATGACACCGGCAAGCTGCGTATGATCAAGGCATGGATGGCGGCCGAGGCGATCGACCGCAGCCAGGCGCAGATCCGCGCCTATTCCGACCATGTGTCGGACGCGCCGATGCTGGAATTTGCGGATATGCCCTTTGCTTCCAATCCCCACAAACCGCTGGCGCGGCTGGCGGTGGAGCGTGGCTGGAAGCGGGTGGACTGGCGCTAA
- a CDS encoding 2-hydroxyacid dehydrogenase — translation MNGKRPVILIGQPLLAPLLPLLQPRYEALPLWEEDGARRRAEAQAIIWAGEFTLPPALIGAMPQLGLVACFTVGYDGVDLELARQRGIAVTHGADANAEDVADHAIGLMLAHRRWIVEGDRQLRAGLWTPESKTRTRSMGGARLGIVGMGHIGLAVARRAEMMRMRIHWSGPRDKPGVPWPRVESLEAMARDSDILLISARADESNRGMIDTDVMNALGPEGLLVNVARGQLVDEEALRNALREGRLGGAALDVFEQEPTPASLWTDVPNCVLTPHIGGATHEAVGRMAQMLLANLEAFFAGRPLLSPVRHQPMPSAEG, via the coding sequence ATGAACGGCAAGCGCCCCGTCATCCTGATCGGCCAGCCGCTGCTGGCGCCTTTGTTGCCGCTGCTGCAGCCTCGCTATGAAGCACTGCCATTGTGGGAAGAGGACGGTGCCAGAAGGCGGGCTGAAGCGCAGGCGATCATCTGGGCGGGAGAGTTCACCCTGCCCCCTGCCCTGATCGGCGCGATGCCGCAGCTTGGCCTCGTCGCCTGCTTCACCGTGGGCTATGACGGCGTCGATCTGGAGCTGGCGCGCCAACGCGGAATTGCGGTCACGCATGGCGCGGACGCCAATGCAGAGGATGTCGCCGACCATGCGATCGGCCTGATGCTCGCGCATCGCCGCTGGATCGTCGAAGGCGACCGGCAATTGCGCGCCGGGCTCTGGACGCCGGAGTCCAAGACGCGGACCCGCTCGATGGGCGGCGCTCGGCTGGGCATTGTCGGCATGGGGCATATCGGCCTGGCGGTGGCCCGCCGCGCGGAAATGATGCGGATGCGTATCCACTGGTCCGGGCCACGCGACAAGCCCGGCGTCCCATGGCCGCGGGTCGAGAGCCTGGAAGCAATGGCGCGCGACAGCGACATTCTGCTGATCAGCGCCCGCGCCGATGAGAGCAATCGCGGCATGATCGACACTGACGTCATGAATGCACTTGGTCCCGAAGGGTTGCTTGTCAATGTCGCGCGCGGGCAATTGGTGGATGAAGAAGCGTTAAGGAACGCCTTGCGCGAAGGCAGGCTTGGCGGCGCGGCGCTGGACGTTTTCGAACAGGAACCGACCCCGGCAAGCCTTTGGACCGATGTCCCCAATTGCGTGCTGACGCCGCATATCGGCGGCGCGACCCATGAGGCAGTGGGCCGCATGGCGCAGATGCTGTTGGCCAATCTCGAAGCGTTCTTCGCCGGGCGGCCGCTATTGTCGCCAGTGAGGCATCAGCCAATGCCAAGCGCGGAAGGCTAA
- a CDS encoding cystathionine gamma-synthase family protein, with amino-acid sequence MTGETEADLTGAEVPPNRRRPKAAVMEIGGRKLKPATLMMGHGYDPTLSEGSLKPPIFLTSTFAFESAAAGKRHFEGVTGIRPGGAEGLVYSRFNGPNQEIAEDRLAVWEEAEDALLFSSGMSAIATTLLALVQPGDVIVHSAPLYAATESLIGRILGKFGVQWLDFPAGATEEEIGAVVERAKALGRVALIYLESPANPTNVLVDVQAVVARRDQLFAGEAHVPPVAIDNTFLGPLWHHPLAHGADLVIYSLTKYAGGHSDLVAGGVLGPNGLINTIRLMRNTIGTILDPHSAWMLLRSLETLELRMTRAGENAAKVCAWLKEQPQVEKVVYLGFPETERQADIYQRHCTGAGSTFSLYLKGGEAEAFAFLDALKIAKLAVSLGGTETLASHPAAMTHLSVPADRKKALAISDNMVRISIGCEDADDLIADFAQALQAVG; translated from the coding sequence ATGACCGGCGAAACCGAGGCCGATCTGACGGGCGCGGAAGTCCCGCCCAACCGCCGCCGTCCCAAAGCCGCCGTCATGGAGATTGGCGGCCGCAAGCTGAAACCCGCGACGCTGATGATGGGTCATGGCTATGATCCCACCCTGTCCGAAGGATCGTTGAAGCCGCCTATCTTCCTCACCTCCACCTTCGCGTTCGAAAGCGCGGCGGCGGGCAAGCGTCATTTTGAAGGCGTGACGGGCATAAGGCCGGGCGGCGCGGAGGGCCTTGTCTACTCCCGCTTCAACGGCCCCAATCAGGAGATCGCCGAAGACCGGCTGGCGGTCTGGGAAGAAGCCGAAGACGCGCTGCTCTTTTCCAGCGGCATGTCCGCCATCGCGACGACGTTGCTGGCCCTTGTGCAGCCCGGCGACGTCATCGTGCATTCCGCCCCGCTCTATGCCGCGACCGAATCGCTGATCGGCCGCATTCTCGGAAAGTTCGGGGTGCAATGGCTCGATTTCCCGGCGGGCGCGACCGAAGAAGAGATCGGCGCGGTCGTCGAACGGGCCAAGGCGCTTGGCCGGGTGGCGCTCATCTATCTGGAAAGTCCCGCCAACCCGACCAACGTGCTGGTCGATGTGCAGGCGGTGGTGGCGCGGCGCGATCAACTGTTCGCTGGTGAAGCGCATGTTCCGCCCGTCGCGATCGACAACACCTTCCTCGGCCCGCTCTGGCACCATCCGCTTGCTCATGGTGCGGATCTGGTCATCTACAGCCTGACCAAATATGCGGGCGGCCATAGCGATCTGGTGGCAGGCGGCGTGCTCGGCCCCAACGGGTTGATCAACACGATCCGGCTGATGCGCAACACGATCGGCACGATCCTGGACCCGCACAGCGCGTGGATGCTTCTGCGCAGCCTGGAAACGCTGGAACTGCGGATGACCCGCGCGGGAGAAAATGCCGCGAAGGTCTGCGCCTGGCTAAAGGAGCAGCCACAGGTCGAAAAGGTCGTCTATCTCGGCTTCCCGGAGACCGAGCGGCAGGCGGACATATACCAGCGGCATTGCACCGGCGCGGGATCGACCTTCTCGCTGTACCTCAAGGGAGGCGAGGCGGAAGCCTTCGCCTTTCTCGACGCATTGAAGATCGCCAAGCTCGCCGTCAGCCTGGGCGGCACGGAAACGCTGGCCAGCCATCCGGCGGCAATGACGCACCTGTCCGTCCCGGCCGATCGCAAAAAGGCCCTCGCAATCAGCGATAACATGGTCCGCATCTCCATCGGCTGCGAGGATGCGGACGACCTGATCGCCGACTTTGCCCAGGCGTTGCAGGCGGTGGGATGA
- a CDS encoding ligase-associated DNA damage response DEXH box helicase: MSQSLPDPLEQWFASRGWTPRRHQMDMLAAARTGDHALLVAPTGAGKTLAGFLPTLADLIDSPGGGLHTLYVSPLKALAVDVRRNLLTPIEEMDLPIRVETRTGDTPSDRKARQRARPPEILLTTPESLSLLLSYPDSFLMFAQLRTVIIDEVHAFATQKRGDLLSLSLARLQTINPALRRVALSATVADVDAYRTWLAPDGDINSVMPVIGEQGADPNVAIFIPEGRIPWSGHSGKYAAKQVMAEIERRQTTLVFCNTRGLAELIFQELWTANDANLPIAIHHGSLSVEARRKVESAMAAGKLRALVATASLDLGVDWGNVDCVIQMGAPKGSSRLLQRIGRANHRLDCPSEAILIPGNRFEYLEARAALDAVEAGERDADDFRPGSLDVLAQHVMALACAVPFREEELLSEIRSATPYSALTDDAFANVLHFIEGGGYALRAYDRFKRLTHEADGTWRVSHPRFIQQHRLNAGIIVDQPVLDVRFANGRKLGTVEEGFAATLRPGDSFFFSGTALEVVRMDLTDLVVRATSKQARIPTWGGTRMAMSTRLADRVRHFLAEPEEWHRFPDDVRDWLEVQQNRSALPQPGQLLIETFPHEGRHYLVCYSFEGWNAHQSLGMLLTRRMDAQGLMPLGFVSNDYALAVYGLKPVTDPQSLFSADILDHEFVEWVEQSSLLKRAFRDVAVIAGLIERQHPGKRKTGRQVTFSTDLIYDVLRKYQPDHLLLKAAWADARARMTDVGRLGDLIDRASATMLHIDLDRVSPLAVPVLILIGREQVAQTAAEDALLIEAEALVAEAMRTD, from the coding sequence ATGAGCCAAAGCCTACCCGACCCGCTGGAGCAATGGTTCGCCTCTCGCGGTTGGACGCCGCGCCGTCACCAGATGGATATGCTCGCCGCCGCGCGCACCGGGGATCATGCGCTGCTGGTTGCGCCGACGGGAGCGGGCAAGACGCTGGCGGGTTTTTTGCCGACGCTTGCCGACCTGATCGACAGTCCGGGCGGGGGGCTTCACACGCTCTATGTCTCACCACTGAAGGCGCTGGCGGTCGATGTGCGCCGCAATCTGTTGACGCCGATCGAGGAAATGGACCTGCCGATCCGCGTCGAAACCCGGACGGGCGATACGCCATCGGACCGAAAGGCACGGCAGCGCGCGCGGCCGCCCGAAATCCTGCTGACGACGCCGGAGTCCCTCTCATTGCTGCTGAGCTACCCGGACAGCTTCCTGATGTTCGCGCAGCTGCGGACCGTGATCATCGATGAAGTTCACGCCTTCGCCACGCAGAAACGCGGCGATCTGCTCAGCCTTTCGCTCGCCCGGTTGCAGACCATCAACCCGGCCCTGCGTCGCGTGGCGCTGTCGGCGACGGTCGCGGATGTCGACGCCTATCGCACGTGGCTTGCGCCCGATGGCGATATAAACAGCGTGATGCCCGTCATCGGGGAACAGGGCGCCGATCCGAATGTCGCCATCTTCATCCCCGAAGGCCGCATTCCCTGGTCGGGGCATTCAGGCAAATATGCCGCCAAACAGGTGATGGCGGAGATCGAACGGCGGCAGACCACGCTCGTCTTTTGCAACACGCGCGGGCTTGCCGAACTCATTTTCCAGGAACTCTGGACGGCGAACGACGCCAACCTGCCTATCGCGATCCACCATGGCAGCTTGTCGGTCGAGGCGCGGCGCAAGGTGGAGAGCGCCATGGCGGCGGGCAAGCTGCGCGCGCTGGTGGCCACCGCCAGTCTCGACCTGGGCGTCGATTGGGGCAATGTCGATTGCGTGATCCAGATGGGCGCACCCAAGGGTTCATCCCGCCTGCTCCAGCGCATCGGCCGCGCCAATCATCGGCTGGACTGTCCCAGCGAGGCGATTTTGATACCCGGCAATCGCTTTGAATATCTGGAAGCGCGGGCCGCGCTCGACGCGGTGGAGGCGGGGGAGCGCGATGCGGATGACTTTCGTCCGGGCAGCCTGGACGTCCTGGCGCAGCATGTCATGGCGCTGGCCTGCGCCGTGCCCTTTCGTGAAGAGGAATTGCTGTCGGAGATCCGCTCCGCCACACCCTATAGTGCGCTGACCGACGATGCGTTCGCCAACGTCCTGCATTTCATCGAGGGCGGGGGCTACGCACTGCGGGCCTATGACCGGTTCAAGCGGCTGACGCATGAGGCCGATGGCACATGGCGCGTGTCGCACCCGCGTTTCATCCAGCAGCATCGGCTGAACGCCGGCATCATCGTTGATCAGCCGGTACTCGACGTGCGCTTTGCCAACGGGCGCAAGCTCGGCACGGTGGAAGAGGGGTTCGCCGCGACGCTGCGGCCGGGCGACAGCTTCTTCTTTTCCGGCACCGCGCTGGAGGTTGTGCGCATGGACCTGACCGATCTGGTCGTTCGGGCCACATCGAAACAGGCGCGCATCCCGACATGGGGCGGCACCCGCATGGCCATGTCGACCCGTCTTGCCGACAGGGTGCGTCACTTTCTGGCGGAGCCGGAAGAATGGCACCGCTTTCCCGACGATGTGCGCGACTGGCTGGAGGTGCAGCAGAACCGGTCGGCCCTGCCGCAGCCGGGCCAACTGCTGATCGAGACCTTCCCGCACGAGGGGCGGCACTATCTGGTCTGCTACAGTTTCGAAGGGTGGAATGCGCACCAGTCGCTGGGCATGCTGCTCACGCGGCGAATGGATGCGCAGGGCCTGATGCCGCTGGGCTTCGTTTCGAACGATTATGCACTGGCGGTCTATGGCCTCAAGCCCGTAACCGATCCGCAAAGCCTGTTTTCAGCCGACATCCTCGACCATGAATTTGTCGAATGGGTGGAACAGTCGAGTCTGCTGAAACGGGCTTTCCGCGATGTGGCGGTGATCGCGGGCCTGATCGAGCGGCAGCATCCCGGCAAGCGCAAGACCGGGAGGCAGGTCACCTTTTCGACGGACCTCATCTATGATGTGCTGCGCAAATATCAGCCCGACCATCTGCTGTTAAAGGCCGCATGGGCTGATGCGCGGGCGCGGATGACGGATGTCGGTCGATTGGGCGACCTGATCGATCGCGCGTCGGCGACGATGCTGCATATCGATCTGGACAGGGTCAGCCCGCTTGCCGTGCCCGTGCTGATCCTGATCGGGCGCGAGCAGGTGGCGCAGACGGCGGCGGAGGATGCCCTGCTGATCGAAGCGGAGGCGTTGGTAGCCGAAGCCATGCGCACGGATTAG
- a CDS encoding COG3650 family protein yields MKSWLLISGMLILTGCGRKENMADLPRNDVPVANAPIENLSAAQEAPLFSDQREGAPPASTVVDTTPPSSETRYQALGTEPFWAVTVKGSTATLERPDNEPVDFAINRADDGRAVRYLGDGFSMVVTDGPCSDGMSDAHWADRVAVSFADGTLKGCGGVRADF; encoded by the coding sequence ATGAAGTCGTGGCTGTTGATTTCGGGCATGCTGATTTTGACTGGATGCGGCCGTAAGGAAAATATGGCGGACCTGCCCAGGAATGATGTGCCCGTCGCCAACGCTCCGATCGAAAATCTGTCCGCGGCGCAGGAAGCTCCCCTATTCTCTGATCAGCGCGAAGGGGCTCCCCCCGCCTCCACAGTCGTCGATACGACTCCGCCAAGCAGCGAGACACGCTATCAAGCCCTTGGCACCGAACCCTTCTGGGCGGTAACGGTAAAGGGATCGACCGCGACGCTTGAGCGCCCGGACAATGAACCGGTAGATTTCGCCATCAACCGTGCGGACGATGGCCGCGCGGTACGTTACCTGGGTGACGGCTTTTCCATGGTCGTCACGGATGGGCCATGCAGCGACGGCATGAGTGACGCCCATTGGGCGGACCGGGTTGCGGTGTCTTTCGCGGACGGTACGTTGAAAGGCTGCGGCGGCGTCCGCGCAGATTTCTAG
- a CDS encoding pilus assembly protein TadG-related protein, which yields MRPAVLSRFLRDKAGNVLMLAAASMPILVGAAGLATDTVQWALWKRQVQRQADSAALAGAYAVAQGFSASDSATADINRLSLVTLSQTPTIENAPTTGVGAGNAKAVRVVLQTSSELPFSKMLGVPTPVISGEATAAVVSEGNYCVVSLEATSAVGVTLQGNASVDLGCGIITNSRAASAVYAGGSSTVAATPVAAVGGLQASSNFVSPTTLQPYTVPQSDPYAALPVPSPSSCQGKLSVNPQGTASKGPGCYKGFDIKGTLNLDPGVYYIDGSSFNVGSQAVINGTGVTIILTSSNAATNPSQIATVDINGGATLNLSAPTSGTYSGVLFYQDRRALDSGENKINGNASSSFQGAFYFPSQAMSFSGTSGMTTNCVKMVSRRVTFIGNSSIVNECENTGVNDITGTTVRLIG from the coding sequence ATGCGTCCTGCTGTTTTAAGCCGGTTCCTTCGGGACAAGGCGGGCAATGTCCTGATGCTGGCTGCCGCGTCCATGCCTATTCTTGTGGGTGCTGCGGGTCTTGCTACCGACACGGTGCAATGGGCGTTGTGGAAGCGTCAGGTTCAGCGGCAGGCAGACTCGGCCGCGCTCGCAGGCGCCTATGCCGTGGCCCAGGGCTTCAGCGCATCGGATAGCGCGACGGCGGACATCAACCGTCTGTCGCTCGTCACCTTGTCGCAAACCCCCACAATCGAAAACGCGCCTACGACAGGCGTCGGCGCCGGCAATGCAAAGGCTGTGCGCGTCGTCCTTCAGACCAGCAGCGAGTTGCCCTTTTCAAAGATGCTGGGCGTACCGACGCCCGTCATATCCGGTGAAGCGACCGCGGCGGTCGTGAGCGAAGGCAATTATTGCGTCGTCTCCCTTGAAGCTACTTCCGCTGTCGGTGTCACGCTTCAGGGTAATGCCTCTGTCGATCTGGGCTGCGGCATCATCACCAATTCGCGCGCGGCCAGCGCCGTCTATGCCGGAGGCAGCAGCACCGTCGCGGCAACGCCCGTCGCGGCGGTTGGGGGGCTGCAGGCCAGTTCCAACTTCGTCTCGCCCACGACGCTGCAACCCTATACCGTGCCGCAGTCCGATCCCTATGCAGCGCTGCCGGTGCCCAGCCCGTCCAGCTGCCAGGGAAAGCTGAGCGTCAATCCGCAGGGAACCGCGTCGAAGGGTCCGGGTTGTTACAAGGGCTTCGATATCAAGGGCACGCTTAACCTCGATCCCGGCGTCTACTATATCGATGGCAGCAGTTTCAACGTGGGGTCGCAGGCCGTCATCAACGGCACCGGCGTCACCATCATCCTGACCAGCAGCAACGCGGCCACCAATCCCAGCCAGATCGCCACGGTCGATATCAACGGTGGCGCGACACTGAACCTGTCAGCGCCGACCAGCGGCACCTATTCCGGGGTGCTGTTCTATCAGGACCGGCGCGCGCTCGATTCGGGCGAAAACAAGATCAACGGCAACGCCAGTTCATCCTTTCAGGGGGCGTTCTACTTCCCGTCGCAGGCGATGTCGTTCAGCGGGACGTCGGGCATGACCACGAATTGCGTGAAGATGGTCAGCCGTCGTGTCACCTTCATCGGTAATAGCAGCATCGTCAACGAGTGCGAAAATACCGGCGTGAATGATATCACCGGTACGACGGTGAGGTTGATCGGCTGA
- a CDS encoding TadE/TadG family type IV pilus assembly protein, which produces MAKRWLHNLLSDRSGTSTIELAIIFPVLAALTFVAADLAMAFKAKIRLQTAAERTAQLATSGGLNSAAYQNLAADAAAGAGVSSGAVTVTSSLLCDGTVQASMAEVCATGQQMKRYVTIGITGSYQPMFGKLLPGTSWASAQGITLTGSSSVRLQ; this is translated from the coding sequence ATGGCGAAGAGATGGCTCCATAATTTGCTGTCCGACCGATCGGGGACGAGCACCATCGAACTGGCGATCATCTTTCCAGTGCTGGCGGCGCTGACTTTCGTCGCGGCGGATCTGGCGATGGCGTTCAAGGCGAAGATCCGGCTCCAGACGGCGGCGGAGCGGACGGCGCAACTGGCCACCAGCGGCGGCCTCAACAGCGCCGCGTACCAGAACCTGGCTGCGGATGCGGCCGCGGGCGCCGGGGTGTCCTCAGGCGCCGTGACGGTCACTAGTTCACTGCTGTGCGACGGCACCGTGCAGGCCTCCATGGCCGAGGTCTGCGCGACGGGCCAGCAGATGAAGCGCTATGTAACGATCGGCATTACTGGCAGCTACCAGCCGATGTTCGGCAAATTGCTGCCCGGCACCAGTTGGGCATCCGCTCAGGGCATTACGCTCACCGGCTCTTCATCGGTGCGCCTGCAATGA
- a CDS encoding TadE/TadG family type IV pilus assembly protein — MIRLLRHQRGAAAIEFGLALPPFLILLMGALQLGIVAMARTGLQHAVDEGARYATIFPTPTDAQIIAYVKNKRVGLDPAYATEPVVTHGTQYGIAYTEITMSYARPLNFLVYQTAPVSVSYTRRAY, encoded by the coding sequence ATGATCCGGCTTCTGCGGCATCAGCGCGGCGCCGCCGCGATCGAGTTCGGGCTGGCGCTGCCGCCTTTCCTCATATTGCTGATGGGCGCGCTGCAACTGGGCATCGTCGCGATGGCGCGCACCGGATTGCAGCATGCGGTGGATGAAGGGGCGCGCTACGCCACCATCTTTCCCACGCCGACCGACGCACAGATCATCGCCTATGTGAAGAACAAGCGCGTTGGCCTGGACCCGGCCTATGCCACGGAGCCCGTCGTGACCCATGGCACGCAATATGGAATTGCCTACACGGAAATCACGATGAGCTATGCGCGGCCACTCAATTTCCTAGTCTATCAGACGGCGCCTGTTTCGGTCAGCTATACACGCCGAGCCTATTGA
- the gyrB gene encoding DNA topoisomerase (ATP-hydrolyzing) subunit B — MSEESQNTPNSNAYGADSIKVLKGLDAVRKRPGMYIGDTDDGSGLHHMVFEVSDNAIDEALAGHCDRILITLNPDGSVSVEDNGRGIPTGIHKEEGVSAAEVIMTQLHAGGKFENTSDDNAYKVSGGLHGVGVSVVNALSEFLDLHIWRDGKEHYMRFAYGDAVAPLKVTGDAPEGKKGTRVTFLPSTEKVPGDGGTFKNHTEFDFEKLEHRYRELAFLNSGVRLFLVDARHEEKKEIELFYEGGIAAFVKYLDRNKQPLMPDPIAISGSRDDVTIDVALEWNDSYYENVLCFTNNIPQRDGGTHLAAFRAALTRTLNNYADKSGMLKKEKVSLTGEDMREGLTAIVSVKLPDPKFSSQTKDKLVSSEVRQPLESLMADKMAEWLEENPAHGKMIVQKVIDAAAAREAAKKARELTRRKGVLDIASLPGKLADCQERDPAKSELFLVEGDSAGGSAKQGRNRHNQAILPLKGKILNVERARFDKMLSSKEVGTLIQAMGTGIRDDFNLEKLRYHKIVIMTDADVDGAHIRTLLLTFFYRQMPQIIEAGHLYIAQPPLYKATRGRSEVYLKNEAALEQYLVDNGVDTMALETTEGKRSGDDLRSLIEHGRRMRAVMRYVPRRYNPAIIEALAINGALDPELSQDAQAGNLASTVKWMDSQDSEGRWTGRIAEEGGFHFERLWRGVTDHHMIEAGFIGSAEARKLHSIAAEEADSYRTTSRLVTAKAAAAAEESGDDDLPAASKGSIAITRPSELLEAILTAGRKGLAIQRYKGLGEMNAEQLWETTLDPDNRSMLRVEVEQADVADEIFTRLMGDVVEPRREFIQDNALNVANLDV, encoded by the coding sequence ATGAGCGAGGAAAGTCAGAACACCCCCAACAGCAACGCCTATGGCGCCGACAGCATCAAGGTCCTCAAAGGCCTGGATGCCGTGCGCAAGCGGCCCGGAATGTATATCGGCGATACCGACGACGGATCGGGCCTGCACCATATGGTGTTCGAGGTCAGCGACAATGCGATCGACGAGGCACTGGCCGGTCATTGCGATCGCATCCTGATCACGTTGAACCCCGACGGGTCCGTCAGCGTAGAGGATAACGGCCGCGGCATCCCTACCGGCATCCACAAGGAAGAAGGCGTATCGGCCGCCGAGGTCATCATGACCCAGCTTCACGCGGGCGGTAAGTTCGAGAATACATCGGACGACAATGCGTATAAGGTTTCAGGCGGCCTGCACGGCGTGGGCGTCAGCGTCGTCAACGCCCTCAGCGAATTTCTCGACCTTCATATCTGGCGAGACGGCAAGGAGCATTACATGCGCTTTGCCTATGGCGATGCCGTCGCCCCGCTGAAGGTCACTGGCGACGCGCCTGAGGGCAAGAAGGGTACGCGCGTTACCTTCCTCCCCTCGACCGAAAAGGTTCCCGGCGACGGCGGCACCTTCAAAAATCATACCGAATTCGATTTCGAGAAGCTGGAACATCGCTACCGCGAACTGGCCTTCCTCAATTCGGGCGTGCGGCTGTTCCTGGTCGATGCGCGGCATGAGGAAAAGAAGGAGATCGAGCTGTTCTACGAGGGCGGCATCGCAGCCTTCGTCAAATATCTCGATCGCAACAAGCAGCCGCTGATGCCCGATCCGATCGCGATTTCGGGCAGCCGCGACGATGTGACCATCGACGTCGCGCTGGAGTGGAACGACTCTTATTATGAGAACGTCCTCTGCTTCACCAACAACATCCCGCAGCGCGATGGCGGCACCCATCTTGCCGCCTTCCGCGCGGCGCTGACCCGGACCCTCAACAATTATGCCGACAAGTCCGGCATGTTGAAGAAGGAAAAGGTCTCGCTGACCGGCGAGGACATGCGCGAAGGCCTGACCGCCATCGTGTCGGTCAAACTGCCCGATCCGAAATTCTCGTCCCAGACCAAGGACAAGCTGGTCAGTTCCGAAGTGCGCCAGCCGCTCGAAAGCCTGATGGCCGACAAGATGGCCGAATGGCTGGAGGAAAATCCCGCGCACGGCAAGATGATCGTCCAGAAGGTGATCGACGCCGCCGCCGCCCGCGAAGCCGCCAAGAAGGCACGCGAACTGACCCGGCGCAAGGGCGTGCTGGATATCGCCTCCCTGCCCGGCAAGCTGGCCGACTGCCAGGAGCGCGATCCTGCCAAGTCCGAACTGTTCCTGGTCGAAGGCGATTCGGCGGGCGGTTCGGCCAAGCAGGGACGCAACCGGCATAATCAGGCGATTTTGCCGCTAAAGGGCAAGATTTTGAACGTCGAGCGGGCGCGCTTCGACAAGATGCTGTCGTCCAAGGAAGTCGGCACGCTCATCCAGGCGATGGGCACGGGCATCCGCGACGATTTCAACCTGGAAAAGCTGCGCTACCACAAGATCGTCATCATGACCGACGCCGACGTCGATGGCGCGCATATCCGCACGCTGCTGCTGACCTTCTTCTACCGCCAGATGCCGCAGATCATCGAAGCGGGGCATCTCTATATCGCCCAGCCGCCGCTCTACAAGGCGACGCGCGGACGGTCCGAGGTGTACCTCAAGAACGAAGCGGCGCTGGAGCAATATCTGGTGGACAACGGCGTCGATACGATGGCGCTGGAAACCACGGAAGGCAAGCGATCGGGCGATGACCTGCGGTCATTGATCGAGCATGGGCGGCGGATGCGCGCGGTGATGCGCTATGTGCCGCGCCGCTATAATCCCGCCATCATCGAGGCGCTGGCGATCAATGGCGCGCTCGACCCGGAACTCAGCCAGGACGCACAGGCCGGAAATCTGGCCAGCACGGTCAAGTGGATGGACTCGCAGGATAGCGAGGGTAGGTGGACCGGGCGCATCGCCGAAGAAGGTGGCTTCCATTTCGAACGCCTGTGGCGCGGCGTCACCGATCACCACATGATCGAGGCCGGCTTCATCGGTTCGGCCGAAGCGCGCAAACTGCATAGCATCGCCGCCGAGGAAGCCGACAGCTATCGCACCACCAGCCGCCTGGTGACCGCCAAGGCGGCTGCCGCTGCCGAGGAATCGGGCGACGATGATCTGCCCGCTGCCTCCAAGGGATCGATCGCCATCACCCGGCCGAGCGAGCTGCTGGAAGCCATCCTGACCGCAGGGCGCAAGGGCCTGGCGATCCAGCGCTATAAGGGTCTGGGCGAAATGAACGCGGAACAGCTGTGGGAAACCACGCTGGACCCGGACAATCGCTCCATGCTGCGGGTCGAGGTCGAACAGGCGGACGTCGCCGATGAAATCTTCACCCGCCTGATGGGCGATGTGGTCGAACCGCGGCGCGAATTCATTCAGGACAATGCGCTCAACGTCGCCAATCTGGACGTCTAG